A genome region from Meleagris gallopavo isolate NT-WF06-2002-E0010 breed Aviagen turkey brand Nicholas breeding stock chromosome 7, Turkey_5.1, whole genome shotgun sequence includes the following:
- the LOC100539819 gene encoding cytochrome b reductase 1, protein MKFIHAGLNTIAMILAIVSMVAVFDYHNARSITNMYSLHSWIGLTAVIFYSLQLFLGFAIFLLPFAPVPLRAALMPIHVYSGLLIFVTVIATALMGITEKLLFALNSTVYSTSPPEAIFVNCLGLLIVIFGALILWMASRPHWKRPPEENAKVQRPNGGAPEGMEAESTMTDGSNADKSDVGFNSEAARKRNFKLDEAGQRSTM, encoded by the exons ATGAAGTTCATTCATGCCGGACTAAATACCATAGCTATGATTCTTGCAATTGTTTCTATGGTAGCTGTCTTTGACTACCACAATGCCAGGAGCATCACCAACATGTACAGTCTGCACAGCTGGATTGGGCTGACTGCTGttatattttattctcttcag cTTTTCTTAGGTTTTGCTATCTTCCTACTCCCATTTGCTCCAGTACctctcagagcagctctcatgCCAATACATGTTTATTCAGGACTCCTCATCTTTGTAACAGTGATCGCAACAGCTCTCATGGGAATCACAGAGAAACTTTTATTTGCACT GAATAGTACTGTGTATAGTACATCCCCGCCAGAGGCAATTTTTGTCAACTGTCTTGGTCTCTTGATTGTCATATTTGGTGCACTTATTTTGTGGATGGCAAGCAGACCCCACTGGAAGCGCCCACCAGAAGAGAATGCTAAAGTTCAGCGGCCCAATGGAGGGGCTCCTGAAGGCATGGAAGCAGAATCCACaatgacagatggcagtaaTGCAGACAAATCTGATGTGGGGTTCAACAGTGAAGCAGCCAGAAAACGAAACTTCAAACTCGATGAAGCAGGGCAACGATCAACtatgtaa
- the LOC104911730 gene encoding cytoplasmic dynein 1 intermediate chain 2-like isoform X1, which translates to MSDKSELKAELERKKQRLAQIREEKKRKEEERKKKETDQKKDVLPVQEESDLEKKRREAEALLQSMGLTPESPVVPPPTSPSSKSVSTPSEAGSQDSGDGAVGSRTLHWDTDPSVLQLHSDSDLGRGPVKLGMAKITQVDFPPREIVTYTKETQTPVMTQPKEGEC; encoded by the exons ATGTCTGACAAAAGCGAACTGAAGGCGGAGTTGGAGCGCAAGAAGCAGCGATTGGCTCAGAtcagagaggagaagaaaagaaaggaggaagaaagaaagaaaaaagaa ACTGATCAGAAGAAGGATGTTCTTCCTGTTCAAGAAGAATCTGACcttgaaaagaagagaagagaagctgaagcATTACTTCAGAGCATGGGCTTGACACCGGAGTCTCCTGTCG TCCCTCCTCCTACCTCTCCGTCTTCCAAATCTGTGAGTACGCCAAGCGAGGCTGGGAGCCAGGACTCCGGCGATGGCGCCGTTGGATCCAG GACGCTGCATTGGGATACTGATCCATCAGTTCTTCAGCTCCACTCTGATTCCGATCTGGG ACGCGGACCTGTTAAACTTGGAATGGCCAAAATCACACAAGTTGACTTTCCTCCTCGGGAAATTGTTACATATACGAAGGAGACACAAACACCTGTTATGACTCAGCCAAAGGAAGGTGAATGTTAA
- the LOC104911730 gene encoding cytoplasmic dynein 1 intermediate chain 2-like isoform X2, whose translation MSDKSELKAELERKKQRLAQIREEKKRKEEERKKKETDQKKDVLPVQEESDLEKKRREAEALLQSMGLTPESPVVPPPTSPSSKSVSTPSEAGSQDSGDGAVGSRRGPVKLGMAKITQVDFPPREIVTYTKETQTPVMTQPKEGEC comes from the exons ATGTCTGACAAAAGCGAACTGAAGGCGGAGTTGGAGCGCAAGAAGCAGCGATTGGCTCAGAtcagagaggagaagaaaagaaaggaggaagaaagaaagaaaaaagaa ACTGATCAGAAGAAGGATGTTCTTCCTGTTCAAGAAGAATCTGACcttgaaaagaagagaagagaagctgaagcATTACTTCAGAGCATGGGCTTGACACCGGAGTCTCCTGTCG TCCCTCCTCCTACCTCTCCGTCTTCCAAATCTGTGAGTACGCCAAGCGAGGCTGGGAGCCAGGACTCCGGCGATGGCGCCGTTGGATCCAG ACGCGGACCTGTTAAACTTGGAATGGCCAAAATCACACAAGTTGACTTTCCTCCTCGGGAAATTGTTACATATACGAAGGAGACACAAACACCTGTTATGACTCAGCCAAAGGAAGGTGAATGTTAA